One Micromonospora sp. FIMYZ51 genomic window carries:
- a CDS encoding sugar ABC transporter permease → MLAPYLVGLVGLVLLPALVTLALAFTEYDLLRPPTWVGLDNFTLLVDDPIFQIALINSLVFAAVAVPLRVLLALGLALLLHRRALGVGTARTTALLPTAVPEIAYGLLWLWLFNPLYGPINQLLRIGGEHGLTVFGRTPPQWLTDPTSARAGIILMSLFTMGETFVVLLAARRALPRDVYEMAAIEDATGWDVFRRITLPLMAPVLALLAVRDAIASLHFTFVPAFVVTDGGPPPYATTYLSLFVYQTGFEYLRYGYAAAATLVMLLLTVAALLVQWRLIRRYRRFYQL, encoded by the coding sequence ATGCTGGCGCCGTACCTGGTCGGCCTGGTCGGGCTGGTGCTGCTGCCGGCGCTTGTCACCCTGGCGCTTGCCTTCACCGAGTACGACCTGCTGCGCCCGCCGACCTGGGTGGGGCTGGACAACTTCACGCTGCTCGTCGACGACCCGATCTTCCAGATCGCGTTGATCAACTCGCTGGTCTTCGCCGCCGTGGCCGTACCGCTGCGGGTGCTGCTGGCGCTCGGCCTGGCGCTGCTGCTGCATCGCCGGGCACTCGGCGTCGGCACCGCCCGCACCACGGCGTTGCTGCCCACCGCCGTGCCGGAGATCGCCTACGGTCTGCTCTGGCTCTGGCTGTTCAACCCGCTGTACGGGCCGATCAACCAGTTGCTGCGCATCGGTGGCGAACACGGCCTGACGGTGTTCGGCCGCACCCCGCCGCAGTGGCTGACCGATCCCACGAGTGCCCGCGCCGGCATCATCCTGATGAGCCTGTTCACCATGGGGGAGACCTTCGTGGTGCTGCTGGCCGCCCGGCGGGCGCTGCCCCGCGACGTGTACGAGATGGCCGCCATCGAGGACGCCACCGGCTGGGACGTGTTCCGCCGGATCACCCTGCCGCTGATGGCGCCGGTGCTGGCCCTGCTGGCGGTCCGCGACGCCATCGCCAGCCTGCACTTCACCTTCGTGCCGGCGTTCGTGGTGACCGACGGCGGACCGCCCCCGTACGCCACCACCTACCTGTCCCTGTTCGTCTACCAGACCGGCTTCGAGTACCTGCGCTACGGCTACGCGGCGGCGGCGACCCTGGTGATGCTGCTGCTGACCGTGGCCGCGCTGCTGGTGCAGTGGCGGCTCATCCGTCGCTACCGCCGCTTCTACCAGCTGTGA
- a CDS encoding DUF1772 domain-containing protein, translated as MLRHRFTWTVLVALTWAAMMSFGGVAAETVMLYPNIFHDAPASLERARDFLVVSGPSDYFPPLGASVVLLGVAATVLTWRHRRLRWWIVAAAGVFIACEFLFSVVFFWPRNEIMFVDPAGTHSPEYLRQVAGEFVAGHWVRLAGGAVTAALVFTALLRWATRPAEPGSSATRDTVTAGRSGGSDG; from the coding sequence GTGCTGCGCCACAGATTCACCTGGACCGTGCTTGTCGCGCTGACCTGGGCGGCGATGATGTCGTTCGGCGGCGTGGCCGCCGAGACCGTCATGCTCTACCCGAACATCTTCCACGACGCGCCGGCCTCGCTGGAGCGGGCCCGCGACTTCCTGGTCGTCAGCGGCCCGAGCGACTACTTCCCGCCGTTGGGCGCCTCGGTGGTGCTGCTCGGCGTCGCCGCCACGGTGCTGACCTGGCGGCACCGCCGGCTGCGCTGGTGGATCGTCGCCGCGGCCGGGGTCTTCATCGCCTGCGAGTTCCTCTTCTCGGTCGTCTTCTTCTGGCCCCGCAACGAGATCATGTTCGTCGACCCGGCCGGTACGCACTCCCCCGAGTACCTGCGGCAGGTGGCCGGGGAGTTCGTGGCCGGGCACTGGGTGCGGCTCGCCGGCGGGGCGGTCACCGCCGCGCTGGTCTTCACCGCCCTGCTGCGCTGGGCGACCCGACCCGCCGAACCCGGCTCCTCGGCCACCCGCGACACCGTCACAGCTGGTAGAAGCGGCGGTAGCGACGGATGA
- a CDS encoding ABC transporter ATP-binding protein produces the protein MTGLVLDGVSAAYRDTTVLHEVDLTVAPGELLVVLGPSGAGKSTVLRVAAGLEPVTAGRVHIAGRDVTELRPGLRNVSMVFQSYALFPHLSVVENIAFGLEVRDVPRRAARERARAAADLVGCAGLLARRPGQLSGGERQRVALARALVREPDVFLLDEPLSNLDLALRVEMRAELRALHDRIGATMVHVTHDQTEALVLADRIAVLRAGRVEQVGTPEQIWRTPASTFVARFVGSPAMNLLPAGAAVPCTGDAPPLPAEPLQIGFRPEAVTLDAPDGTPATVDRVEVIGEDAYAYLTLAAGHPVVARVPAARRPDRDATVRVGVRWADAHLFHADSGRRYLP, from the coding sequence GTGACCGGGCTGGTCCTCGACGGCGTCAGTGCCGCGTACCGGGACACCACCGTGCTGCACGAGGTGGACCTCACCGTGGCCCCGGGTGAGCTGCTGGTGGTGCTCGGCCCCTCCGGTGCCGGCAAGTCGACGGTGCTGCGGGTGGCGGCCGGGTTGGAGCCGGTCACCGCCGGACGGGTGCACATCGCCGGGCGCGATGTCACCGAGCTGCGGCCCGGCCTGCGCAACGTCTCGATGGTCTTCCAGTCGTACGCGCTCTTTCCGCACCTGAGCGTGGTCGAGAACATCGCCTTCGGGCTGGAGGTACGCGACGTGCCGCGCCGCGCGGCCCGGGAGCGGGCCCGCGCCGCCGCCGACCTGGTGGGCTGCGCCGGGCTGCTGGCGCGCCGACCCGGGCAGCTTTCCGGTGGTGAACGCCAGCGGGTGGCGCTGGCCCGGGCGCTGGTGCGCGAGCCGGACGTCTTCCTGCTCGACGAGCCGCTGTCCAACCTGGATCTGGCGCTGCGGGTCGAGATGCGGGCCGAGTTGCGGGCCCTGCACGACCGTATCGGCGCCACCATGGTGCACGTCACCCACGACCAGACCGAGGCGCTTGTGCTCGCCGACCGGATCGCGGTGCTGCGTGCCGGCCGGGTCGAGCAGGTGGGCACGCCGGAGCAGATCTGGCGTACCCCGGCCAGCACCTTCGTGGCCCGGTTCGTCGGCTCACCGGCGATGAACCTGCTGCCCGCCGGGGCGGCGGTGCCGTGCACCGGCGACGCGCCGCCGCTGCCGGCGGAACCACTTCAGATCGGGTTCCGGCCGGAGGCGGTCACCCTGGACGCGCCGGACGGCACCCCGGCCACCGTCGACCGGGTGGAGGTGATCGGCGAGGACGCCTACGCGTACCTCACCCTCGCCGCCGGACATCCGGTGGTCGCCCGGGTGCCGGCCGCCCGCCGCCCGGACCGCGACGCGACGGTACGTGTCGGCGTGCGCTGGGCCGACGCCCACCTGTTCCACGCCGACTCCGGCCGCCGGTACCTGCCGTGA